A single genomic interval of Candidatus Afararchaeum irisae harbors:
- a CDS encoding YeeE/YedE thiosulfate transporter family protein, whose protein sequence is MIGALSVLLAEYSYMEPTSPNIVVYGVVGVAGLIFGIALQRGQFDPVQMFGDLVYQRNGWLARGFMYFFGVGILSVGIITYFTGNMPPTKPSGPLAFIGSFILGFGSALGGASAVSLVHKIGEGRVSAVLQTFAIFVAWVIMVPFIAKPAVQFNKSYGGFGWPWSTPLLTLKGPGEPILGVKLGVLVYGIIASVLFAAISYYLAKNYSPEGGMPQMNEVKKKVADGGRVVKSDAASLSSAFKKAFATPERLWDPRVAGVVAIFGNTIFFVSYQIWGADALPGMFRGAGPLGFIASYFVWPVFGFTVPQWFPGEWWWAGTKALPGLAIGTWAYILAILGAFLAAVWYQDFKIRTPPKGKKLNRYALSILGGFGIALGVRLALACDCAGFLTAISTQANLVGIVYAIGMFPGMYAGFKVKRMLM, encoded by the coding sequence ATGATAGGAGCATTATCAGTACTCTTAGCCGAGTACAGCTACATGGAGCCGACGAGTCCTAACATAGTAGTATACGGAGTTGTGGGTGTAGCAGGACTCATATTTGGTATAGCACTCCAGAGGGGACAGTTCGACCCTGTTCAGATGTTTGGAGACCTCGTCTACCAGCGCAATGGCTGGCTAGCGAGGGGATTCATGTACTTCTTCGGGGTCGGCATACTCTCGGTCGGAATAATCACGTACTTCACGGGCAACATGCCGCCCACGAAGCCGTCCGGACCCTTAGCCTTCATAGGCTCGTTCATACTCGGTTTCGGATCGGCACTAGGAGGAGCGTCGGCGGTTAGTCTAGTCCACAAGATAGGTGAGGGACGTGTCTCAGCCGTTTTACAGACCTTCGCGATATTCGTCGCGTGGGTCATAATGGTGCCATTCATAGCCAAGCCCGCTGTTCAGTTTAACAAGTCTTACGGAGGATTCGGCTGGCCCTGGTCGACGCCTCTCCTGACTCTCAAAGGACCCGGTGAGCCTATACTAGGAGTCAAGCTCGGCGTTCTCGTCTACGGCATCATTGCCTCAGTCCTCTTCGCGGCTATATCGTACTACCTCGCGAAGAACTACTCGCCCGAGGGAGGTATGCCCCAGATGAACGAGGTTAAGAAGAAGGTCGCTGACGGAGGAAGAGTTGTCAAGAGTGACGCCGCGAGCCTTTCGTCGGCTTTCAAGAAGGCATTCGCTACTCCCGAGAGACTCTGGGATCCGAGAGTTGCGGGAGTGGTTGCAATCTTCGGCAACACGATATTCTTCGTGTCGTACCAGATATGGGGTGCCGACGCACTCCCCGGTATGTTCCGTGGAGCCGGACCTCTCGGATTCATAGCGAGCTACTTCGTCTGGCCTGTCTTCGGCTTTACAGTACCTCAGTGGTTCCCTGGAGAGTGGTGGTGGGCTGGAACGAAGGCACTCCCCGGACTAGCTATAGGTACGTGGGCGTATATACTCGCCATACTCGGCGCGTTCCTCGCCGCTGTGTGGTACCAGGACTTCAAGATACGTACGCCTCCGAAGGGTAAGAAGCTCAACCGTTACGCTCTCTCGATACTCGGAGGATTCGGCATAGCTCTCGGAGTCCGTCTCGCACTCGCGTGTGACTGTGCGGGATTCCTCACCGCGATCTCGACACAGGCGAACCTCGTCGGCATCGTCTACGCTATAGGAATGTTCCCCGGAATGTACGCCGGCTTCAAGGTCAAGAGAATGCTGATGTGA
- a CDS encoding sulfurtransferase TusA family protein, with product MSKSKRVDARGEEYPIPLWLAEEGLEEASSGETVEFVTDMPSIGEVNIPVLCKQEGYDYEVEKKGADYFFEIHT from the coding sequence ATGAGCAAAAGTAAAAGAGTTGATGCAAGGGGGGAAGAGTACCCTATCCCTCTCTGGTTAGCAGAGGAGGGACTCGAAGAAGCCAGCAGTGGTGAGACAGTCGAGTTCGTGACGGATATGCCGAGCATAGGAGAAGTGAATATACCTGTGCTCTGTAAGCAGGAAGGATACGACTACGAGGTCGAGAAGAAAGGAGCCGACTACTTCTTCGAGATACACACATAA
- a CDS encoding succinylglutamate desuccinylase/aspartoacylase family protein, whose product MLEFGTAKARSGEKDTGRLQAGELRDGSDFGVPVAVVNGSGRGKTLYIQAGSDGDELNGVSVVREVYRRIEPDEVSGNILIVGVLNFHGFQRAVHRNPLDDIKLNRAFPGSKDSSSQRLVNLVYEEGVKRSDLALDLHQGSTSRMIDEVRVRCGEDHYLHSDCMELAQTFGTEYILDEKGAEGQLARVAPDEGIPTVDPELGGSVGVDGASVEKGVRGVFNVLKGYGFISGEPALPRKQTRATGFDTFYTRRGGMVDLEVDLYDEVERGQTLFQVTDVFGDVRQTVTADNRGVVWRMRRLPMVATGEYVMSVATGIDEIETP is encoded by the coding sequence ATGCTTGAGTTTGGGACGGCGAAAGCACGTAGTGGCGAGAAGGACACGGGCAGGCTCCAAGCCGGAGAGCTACGTGACGGCTCTGACTTCGGGGTTCCTGTCGCCGTAGTCAACGGCTCAGGGAGAGGCAAGACGTTATACATACAGGCGGGGAGCGACGGAGACGAGCTAAACGGGGTCTCCGTGGTGCGTGAGGTCTACAGAAGGATAGAACCCGACGAAGTCTCGGGTAATATTCTGATAGTCGGCGTCCTCAACTTCCACGGCTTCCAGAGGGCTGTCCACAGAAACCCGCTCGACGACATCAAGCTCAACAGAGCATTTCCGGGATCGAAGGACTCCAGCAGCCAGCGTCTCGTCAACCTCGTCTACGAGGAGGGAGTCAAGAGATCCGACCTCGCGCTCGACCTCCATCAGGGATCGACGAGCCGTATGATCGACGAGGTAAGAGTGAGATGTGGGGAAGACCACTACCTCCACTCCGACTGCATGGAGCTCGCACAGACCTTCGGAACCGAGTACATACTCGACGAGAAAGGCGCGGAAGGACAGCTCGCACGCGTCGCACCCGACGAGGGTATTCCGACCGTAGATCCCGAACTCGGAGGTAGCGTAGGTGTCGACGGGGCGTCGGTCGAGAAGGGCGTGAGAGGGGTCTTCAACGTCCTCAAAGGGTATGGATTCATCTCGGGCGAGCCGGCTCTTCCGAGGAAACAGACACGTGCGACGGGGTTCGACACATTCTACACGAGACGCGGTGGAATGGTCGACCTCGAAGTCGATCTCTACGACGAAGTCGAGAGGGGACAGACCCTCTTCCAGGTCACAGACGTATTCGGAGACGTCAGACAGACCGTGACAGCAGACAACAGAGGTGTAGTCTGGCGTATGAGACGTCTTCCGATGGTGGCGACGGGCGAGTACGTCATGAGCGTCGCTACGGGGATAGACGAGATCGAAACCCCGTAG
- a CDS encoding cytochrome c biogenesis CcdA family protein yields MELELLVFAATAGTATFFSPCGFPMLAVYASYYLQEEDEGIGYSRGFVAGGATAVGYLGVFLALGGLVYAVGNAVTPHIPKLELIVGILLVVFGVVILTGRSPSFSSEVYVPERGGLTGFFVFGVLYAVAASACVIPVFVSLITYAASQGSLISTLTVFGVYAASMGAMMVVISLAIAGGKEIFVDRIKSNIGLIEKTAGVVMAVVGAYQIGYYITNFVV; encoded by the coding sequence ATGGAACTAGAACTTCTCGTGTTCGCGGCTACTGCGGGGACAGCCACCTTCTTCTCACCGTGTGGCTTCCCTATGCTCGCAGTCTATGCCTCGTACTACCTCCAGGAGGAGGACGAGGGAATAGGCTACTCCCGCGGCTTTGTAGCCGGAGGAGCGACAGCCGTCGGGTATCTGGGTGTCTTCCTAGCCCTCGGCGGACTCGTCTATGCCGTCGGAAACGCCGTGACACCACATATTCCGAAACTGGAGCTAATCGTCGGGATACTCCTCGTAGTCTTCGGGGTTGTGATACTCACGGGAAGGTCACCCTCGTTTTCGAGCGAGGTCTATGTTCCTGAGAGAGGCGGCTTGACGGGATTCTTCGTCTTTGGTGTCCTCTACGCAGTCGCAGCGTCGGCGTGTGTAATACCCGTCTTCGTGAGCCTGATAACCTACGCGGCTTCCCAGGGAAGTCTCATCTCGACACTGACCGTCTTCGGTGTCTACGCCGCCTCGATGGGTGCGATGATGGTCGTGATATCACTCGCTATAGCCGGAGGAAAGGAGATATTCGTCGACAGGATAAAGTCGAACATAGGTCTGATAGAGAAGACAGCCGGGGTCGTGATGGCGGTCGTAGGAGCCTACCAGATAGGCTACTACATTACTAACTTCGTGGTGTGA
- a CDS encoding DUF5800 family protein, whose amino-acid sequence MSDSGSEDSEGGSDKSEVVHSGTVLRFDTDGVDVEYDGHEFRMRKEVIEGASGKDYLETTDLEVVGMIDTDIKSTEPATKIKDLV is encoded by the coding sequence ATGTCTGACTCCGGATCTGAGGACTCTGAAGGTGGCAGTGATAAGTCTGAGGTCGTACACTCGGGAACAGTACTGAGGTTCGACACGGACGGCGTCGATGTCGAGTACGACGGACACGAGTTTCGCATGCGGAAGGAGGTCATCGAGGGAGCCTCGGGCAAGGATTACCTCGAAACCACCGACCTCGAAGTCGTCGGAATGATCGACACCGACATAAAGTCGACAGAGCCCGCGACTAAGATCAAGGATCTCGTATAA
- a CDS encoding ASCH domain-containing protein, with the protein MSEKETDTEAEDLLPAERLRQSALEGDVTQIHRGERHADEGDRFVIDGTTFEVVEVYEERLGDMTDEDARAEGSDSLEDYKRRVERAHGIEWDDDSTAVLHRFERV; encoded by the coding sequence ATGTCCGAGAAAGAGACAGACACTGAAGCCGAAGACCTCCTGCCCGCGGAACGTCTCAGACAGTCGGCTCTCGAAGGCGACGTGACACAGATACACAGAGGCGAGAGACACGCCGACGAGGGCGACAGATTCGTGATAGACGGCACGACCTTCGAGGTCGTCGAGGTCTACGAGGAGAGACTCGGCGATATGACAGACGAGGACGCACGTGCCGAGGGATCGGACAGCTTAGAGGACTACAAGAGACGTGTCGAGAGGGCACACGGTATAGAGTGGGACGACGACAGTACCGCCGTCTTACACAGGTTCGAGCGCGTCTAG
- the rnz gene encoding ribonuclease Z, which produces MLRVTFLGTGGSIPTTERNPSGVMVEMEGDLLLFDCGEGIQRQMMKHGTGFGVDAVFLSHIHGDHILGLPGLFQTWTFQGREKPVDIYCPNGMKNVVEDCARLGGHSPAYDIRIHEVGNGYSIEMGGYSVEVFRTKHWNVNSVGYSIEEDDRKGRFDRQKAEELGVPPGPLFSKLHEGERVELEDGTTVSPDQVVGEPRPGRKVVYTGDTRTTDEILEASRDASLLIHDGMFGDEMSDRAYETGHSTVREAAKTARDADVEMLALTHVSSRYSDGVEPLVRQAREIFSHTEIAYDGMQMVVEYPEKDRETRVV; this is translated from the coding sequence ATGTTACGCGTGACATTTCTGGGAACCGGAGGCTCCATCCCGACTACCGAGAGGAACCCGAGCGGTGTGATGGTCGAGATGGAGGGAGATCTTCTTCTCTTCGACTGCGGCGAGGGGATACAGAGACAGATGATGAAACACGGAACCGGATTCGGGGTCGACGCTGTCTTCTTGAGCCATATACACGGCGACCACATACTCGGTCTGCCGGGTCTCTTCCAGACCTGGACCTTTCAGGGACGTGAAAAGCCCGTAGACATCTACTGCCCGAACGGAATGAAGAACGTCGTAGAGGACTGTGCACGTCTCGGGGGACACAGTCCTGCGTACGACATCAGGATACACGAGGTCGGAAACGGCTACAGCATAGAGATGGGGGGATACTCTGTCGAGGTATTCCGTACGAAACACTGGAACGTAAACAGCGTCGGCTACTCGATAGAGGAGGACGACAGAAAGGGCAGATTCGACAGGCAGAAAGCCGAGGAGCTCGGAGTACCTCCTGGTCCCCTCTTCTCAAAGCTCCACGAGGGCGAGCGGGTCGAGCTCGAAGACGGTACTACTGTGAGTCCCGACCAGGTCGTCGGAGAGCCACGTCCGGGACGTAAGGTCGTCTACACGGGCGACACGAGAACCACAGACGAGATACTCGAAGCCTCACGCGACGCCTCACTACTGATACACGACGGCATGTTCGGAGACGAGATGTCGGATCGCGCCTACGAGACGGGACACTCGACCGTGAGAGAGGCAGCCAAGACGGCGAGGGATGCCGATGTCGAGATGCTCGCACTCACACATGTGAGTTCACGTTACTCCGACGGCGTCGAGCCCCTCGTGAGACAGGCGCGTGAAATCTTCTCGCATACGGAGATAGCTTACGACGGGATGCAGATGGTAGTCGAGTACCCCGAGAAGGACAGGGAGACGCGAGTAGTCTAG